Proteins encoded in a region of the Tripterygium wilfordii isolate XIE 37 chromosome 21, ASM1340144v1, whole genome shotgun sequence genome:
- the LOC119988532 gene encoding chaperonin 60 subunit alpha 2, chloroplastic isoform X1, with amino-acid sequence MLFNVSRMSLCFSSPLPFADAPLFYNLNGRQRTLGFWTNPKITRSLVVSGGAKKISYGKESREALQAGIDKLADAVSLTLGPRGRNVVLSESGKLKVVNDGVTIARAIELSDTLENVGAMLIQEVACKMNDLAGDGTTTAIILAREMIRSGLLAVAFGANPVSLKKGMDRTVVELVKVLKKRSYPVKGRDDIKAVASISAGNDEFVGNLIAEAIEKIGPDGIVSLESSASAETSVIVEEGMKIDKGYMSPHFITNQEKSIVEFDNAKVLVTDQKIATVEEIVPLLEKANQLSVPLLIFAEDISMKVLRTLVVNKTQGLLNVAVVKCPGVGERKKALLQDIALMTGADYISGELGLGLIGATSDQLGVARKVTITSNSTTIVADPSTKAEIQARILQIKKDLAETNNAYLSRKLSERIAKLCGGVAVIKVGAHTELELEDRKLRIEDAKNSTFAAMDEGIVPGGGATYVHLTEQVPMIKDSMEDANERIGVDIVAKALVAPARAIATNAGVDGEVVIEKIRSCEWRCGYNAMADKYEDLLNAGVIDPCKVSRYALQIAASIAGVVLTTQAVMVEKVKKPKPSIPQVPGITP; translated from the exons ATGCTCTTCAACGTCTCTCGAATGTCTCTCTGTTTCTCCTCACCACTTCCATTCGCAGATGCACCTCTCTTCTAT AACCTTAATGGAAGGCAAAGGACGCTTGGGTTCTGGACGAACCCTAAGATTACGAGGAGTTTGGTGGTGAGTGGAGGCGCAAAGAAGATATCTTACGGAAAAGAATCCAGAGAGGCCTTGCAAGCCGGGATAGATAAGCTTGCTGATGCTGTTTCTCTCACCTTGGGCCCAAGAG GGCGTAATGTTGTTCTGTCTGAGTCGGGGAAACTAAAAGTAGTTAATGATGGTGTAACAATTGCTCGAGCTATTGAGCTTTCAGATACATTGGAGAATGTTGGAGCAATGCTTATTCAAGAG GTTGCGTGTAAAATGAATGATTTGGCCGGTGATGGTACTACCACAGCAATCATATTGGCTCGTGAAATGATCAGATCGGGGTTGTTGGCTGTTGCTTTTGGCGCGAACCCTGTTTCGTTGAAGAAAGGAATGGACCGGACTGTTGTGGAATTGGTCAAGGTCTTGAAAAAGAGAAGTTATCCTGTAAAAGGAAGAGATGATATAAAAG CCGTGGCTTCAATCTCTGCTGGAAATGATGAGTTTGTTGGGAATTTGATTGCTGAAGCGATAGAGAAAATTGGCCCCGATGGAATAGTCTCTCTTGAATCATCAGCTTCAGCTGAAACCTCCGTTATAGTTGAGGAAGGAATGAAG ATTGACAAGGGTTATATGTCACCACACTTCATCACAAACCAAGAAAAATCTATTGTGGAGTTTGACAATGCTAAAGTCCTTGTAACTGATCAAAAAATTGCGACAGTGGAAGAAATAGTTCCTTTGCTAGAAAAGGCGAATCAGTTGAGTGTTCCACTGCTAATTTTTGCTGAGGATATCTCAATGAAAGTATTGAGAACACTAGTGGTTAACAAAACACAAGGTCTGCTTAATGTTGCTGTTGTCAAATGCCCGGGAgttggagaaagaaagaaagctcTGTTGCAGGACATTGCCCTTATGACAG GTGCTGATTATATCTCTGGAGAATTGGGACTCGGCCTTATAGGTGCAACATCAGATCAGCTTGGTGTTGCACGAAAAGTTACCATAACAAGTAACTCAACAACCATTGTAGCTGACCCCTCAACCAAAGCTGAAATTCAAGCAAGAATTTTGCAGATAAAGAAGGATCTTGCTGAAACCAATAATGCTTATCTGTCGAGAAAGCTCTCCGaaagaattgctaaactctgtgGTGGTGTGGCTGTCATCAAG GTTGGAGCACACACTGAATTGGAACTTGAAGATAGGAAACTGAGAATTGAGGATGCAAAGAATTCTACATTTGCTGCCATGGATGAGGGAATTGTGCCTGGGGGTGGTGCCACATATGTTCATCTTACAGAGCAGGTTCCCATGATCAAGGACTCTATGGAGGATGCAAATGAACGGATTGGTGTTGATATAGTAGCGAAG GCACTTGTTGCACCTGCCAGAGCAATTGCTACCAATGCAGGGGTTGATGGGGAGGTGGTCATAGAAAAGATTCGATCATGTGAATGGAGATGTGGCTACAATGCAATGGCGGACAAATATGAAGATCTTCTAAATGCTGGAGTGATAGATCCTTGCAAGGTTTCAAGATATGCTCTTCAAATTGCTGCCTCCATTGCTGGGGTAGTTCTAACAACTCAAGCTGTCATGGTGGaaaaagtaaagaagccaaagccTAGTATCCCTCAGGTTCCTGGAATAACACCTTGA
- the LOC119988532 gene encoding chaperonin 60 subunit alpha 2, chloroplastic isoform X2, translated as MLEQCLFKRFMVACKMNDLAGDGTTTAIILAREMIRSGLLAVAFGANPVSLKKGMDRTVVELVKVLKKRSYPVKGRDDIKAVASISAGNDEFVGNLIAEAIEKIGPDGIVSLESSASAETSVIVEEGMKIDKGYMSPHFITNQEKSIVEFDNAKVLVTDQKIATVEEIVPLLEKANQLSVPLLIFAEDISMKVLRTLVVNKTQGLLNVAVVKCPGVGERKKALLQDIALMTGADYISGELGLGLIGATSDQLGVARKVTITSNSTTIVADPSTKAEIQARILQIKKDLAETNNAYLSRKLSERIAKLCGGVAVIKVGAHTELELEDRKLRIEDAKNSTFAAMDEGIVPGGGATYVHLTEQVPMIKDSMEDANERIGVDIVAKALVAPARAIATNAGVDGEVVIEKIRSCEWRCGYNAMADKYEDLLNAGVIDPCKVSRYALQIAASIAGVVLTTQAVMVEKVKKPKPSIPQVPGITP; from the exons ATGTTGGAGCAATGCTTATTCAAGAGGTTCATG GTTGCGTGTAAAATGAATGATTTGGCCGGTGATGGTACTACCACAGCAATCATATTGGCTCGTGAAATGATCAGATCGGGGTTGTTGGCTGTTGCTTTTGGCGCGAACCCTGTTTCGTTGAAGAAAGGAATGGACCGGACTGTTGTGGAATTGGTCAAGGTCTTGAAAAAGAGAAGTTATCCTGTAAAAGGAAGAGATGATATAAAAG CCGTGGCTTCAATCTCTGCTGGAAATGATGAGTTTGTTGGGAATTTGATTGCTGAAGCGATAGAGAAAATTGGCCCCGATGGAATAGTCTCTCTTGAATCATCAGCTTCAGCTGAAACCTCCGTTATAGTTGAGGAAGGAATGAAG ATTGACAAGGGTTATATGTCACCACACTTCATCACAAACCAAGAAAAATCTATTGTGGAGTTTGACAATGCTAAAGTCCTTGTAACTGATCAAAAAATTGCGACAGTGGAAGAAATAGTTCCTTTGCTAGAAAAGGCGAATCAGTTGAGTGTTCCACTGCTAATTTTTGCTGAGGATATCTCAATGAAAGTATTGAGAACACTAGTGGTTAACAAAACACAAGGTCTGCTTAATGTTGCTGTTGTCAAATGCCCGGGAgttggagaaagaaagaaagctcTGTTGCAGGACATTGCCCTTATGACAG GTGCTGATTATATCTCTGGAGAATTGGGACTCGGCCTTATAGGTGCAACATCAGATCAGCTTGGTGTTGCACGAAAAGTTACCATAACAAGTAACTCAACAACCATTGTAGCTGACCCCTCAACCAAAGCTGAAATTCAAGCAAGAATTTTGCAGATAAAGAAGGATCTTGCTGAAACCAATAATGCTTATCTGTCGAGAAAGCTCTCCGaaagaattgctaaactctgtgGTGGTGTGGCTGTCATCAAG GTTGGAGCACACACTGAATTGGAACTTGAAGATAGGAAACTGAGAATTGAGGATGCAAAGAATTCTACATTTGCTGCCATGGATGAGGGAATTGTGCCTGGGGGTGGTGCCACATATGTTCATCTTACAGAGCAGGTTCCCATGATCAAGGACTCTATGGAGGATGCAAATGAACGGATTGGTGTTGATATAGTAGCGAAG GCACTTGTTGCACCTGCCAGAGCAATTGCTACCAATGCAGGGGTTGATGGGGAGGTGGTCATAGAAAAGATTCGATCATGTGAATGGAGATGTGGCTACAATGCAATGGCGGACAAATATGAAGATCTTCTAAATGCTGGAGTGATAGATCCTTGCAAGGTTTCAAGATATGCTCTTCAAATTGCTGCCTCCATTGCTGGGGTAGTTCTAACAACTCAAGCTGTCATGGTGGaaaaagtaaagaagccaaagccTAGTATCCCTCAGGTTCCTGGAATAACACCTTGA
- the LOC119988532 gene encoding chaperonin 60 subunit alpha 2, chloroplastic isoform X3 produces the protein MLIQEVACKMNDLAGDGTTTAIILAREMIRSGLLAVAFGANPVSLKKGMDRTVVELVKVLKKRSYPVKGRDDIKAVASISAGNDEFVGNLIAEAIEKIGPDGIVSLESSASAETSVIVEEGMKIDKGYMSPHFITNQEKSIVEFDNAKVLVTDQKIATVEEIVPLLEKANQLSVPLLIFAEDISMKVLRTLVVNKTQGLLNVAVVKCPGVGERKKALLQDIALMTGADYISGELGLGLIGATSDQLGVARKVTITSNSTTIVADPSTKAEIQARILQIKKDLAETNNAYLSRKLSERIAKLCGGVAVIKVGAHTELELEDRKLRIEDAKNSTFAAMDEGIVPGGGATYVHLTEQVPMIKDSMEDANERIGVDIVAKALVAPARAIATNAGVDGEVVIEKIRSCEWRCGYNAMADKYEDLLNAGVIDPCKVSRYALQIAASIAGVVLTTQAVMVEKVKKPKPSIPQVPGITP, from the exons ATGCTTATTCAAGAG GTTGCGTGTAAAATGAATGATTTGGCCGGTGATGGTACTACCACAGCAATCATATTGGCTCGTGAAATGATCAGATCGGGGTTGTTGGCTGTTGCTTTTGGCGCGAACCCTGTTTCGTTGAAGAAAGGAATGGACCGGACTGTTGTGGAATTGGTCAAGGTCTTGAAAAAGAGAAGTTATCCTGTAAAAGGAAGAGATGATATAAAAG CCGTGGCTTCAATCTCTGCTGGAAATGATGAGTTTGTTGGGAATTTGATTGCTGAAGCGATAGAGAAAATTGGCCCCGATGGAATAGTCTCTCTTGAATCATCAGCTTCAGCTGAAACCTCCGTTATAGTTGAGGAAGGAATGAAG ATTGACAAGGGTTATATGTCACCACACTTCATCACAAACCAAGAAAAATCTATTGTGGAGTTTGACAATGCTAAAGTCCTTGTAACTGATCAAAAAATTGCGACAGTGGAAGAAATAGTTCCTTTGCTAGAAAAGGCGAATCAGTTGAGTGTTCCACTGCTAATTTTTGCTGAGGATATCTCAATGAAAGTATTGAGAACACTAGTGGTTAACAAAACACAAGGTCTGCTTAATGTTGCTGTTGTCAAATGCCCGGGAgttggagaaagaaagaaagctcTGTTGCAGGACATTGCCCTTATGACAG GTGCTGATTATATCTCTGGAGAATTGGGACTCGGCCTTATAGGTGCAACATCAGATCAGCTTGGTGTTGCACGAAAAGTTACCATAACAAGTAACTCAACAACCATTGTAGCTGACCCCTCAACCAAAGCTGAAATTCAAGCAAGAATTTTGCAGATAAAGAAGGATCTTGCTGAAACCAATAATGCTTATCTGTCGAGAAAGCTCTCCGaaagaattgctaaactctgtgGTGGTGTGGCTGTCATCAAG GTTGGAGCACACACTGAATTGGAACTTGAAGATAGGAAACTGAGAATTGAGGATGCAAAGAATTCTACATTTGCTGCCATGGATGAGGGAATTGTGCCTGGGGGTGGTGCCACATATGTTCATCTTACAGAGCAGGTTCCCATGATCAAGGACTCTATGGAGGATGCAAATGAACGGATTGGTGTTGATATAGTAGCGAAG GCACTTGTTGCACCTGCCAGAGCAATTGCTACCAATGCAGGGGTTGATGGGGAGGTGGTCATAGAAAAGATTCGATCATGTGAATGGAGATGTGGCTACAATGCAATGGCGGACAAATATGAAGATCTTCTAAATGCTGGAGTGATAGATCCTTGCAAGGTTTCAAGATATGCTCTTCAAATTGCTGCCTCCATTGCTGGGGTAGTTCTAACAACTCAAGCTGTCATGGTGGaaaaagtaaagaagccaaagccTAGTATCCCTCAGGTTCCTGGAATAACACCTTGA